GGTCGCGATGTCGTCCAGCGTGAGATCGAGGTAGTCGGCAAGAACTGCCACGTACCAGAGGACGTCACCGAGTTCCTTGGCGATGTCGGCCCGGTCGATGCGTGACTCGTCGCTGTCGAGGTCCCGGACCCACTTCTTGAACTTCTCGGCGATCTCACCAGATTCGCCGACCAGTCCGAGTACGAGGTGGAGCAGTTCGTTCTTCTTGTCACGCGGGGCGGCCGTGCGAAGGGCCCCGCGCTGGTACTCGTCCAGGTC
The nucleotide sequence above comes from Micromonospora sp. M71_S20. Encoded proteins:
- a CDS encoding nucleoside triphosphate pyrophosphohydrolase family protein — its product is MDLDEYQRGALRTAAPRDKKNELLHLVLGLVGESGEIAEKFKKWVRDLDSDESRIDRADIAKELGDVLWYVAVLADYLDLTLDDIATANLAKLASRQGRGVLGGSGDNR